A stretch of Effusibacillus lacus DNA encodes these proteins:
- a CDS encoding GerAB/ArcD/ProY family transporter, with product MEFPREITVMQATAILISTIIGVGLLPLPRFPVETADTAGPFVTLLGILLAFVGLWLITVLGMRFPNQSIIRYSEDVLGKWAGRTGSVLVILFFAVLTALASREFGEVVITSVLRRTPLEVTVMVMLFLAVVSTRNDINVFAYIHLFYLPLILAPVILIIVFSMKNANLLNLQPILPYDWSRTWTGILTVSALFQGSFIHTIVIPQMRQPKKAMKASIWGMLVAGGLYLAAVVASLAVFGVDEIKLLLWPTLELAKTTSIPGEILERLDAAFLAVWVTAVFTTLFSCYFLTVHAISELFRLRDHRMFSLFVFPFVYVIAMLPQNVVNLYEVIDIMSRMGLWITIAYPSILLVVASIRKIRGNRRAGNQVG from the coding sequence ATGGAGTTTCCTCGCGAGATCACAGTGATGCAAGCAACGGCGATTCTGATTAGCACGATCATCGGGGTAGGGCTGCTGCCGCTTCCCCGCTTTCCTGTTGAAACGGCGGATACGGCCGGGCCGTTTGTCACATTATTGGGCATTCTTCTGGCATTTGTCGGATTGTGGTTGATCACGGTACTTGGCATGCGTTTCCCGAACCAATCGATCATTCGCTACAGTGAGGACGTTTTGGGAAAATGGGCGGGCCGTACGGGCAGTGTATTGGTTATTCTGTTTTTTGCCGTCTTGACTGCTCTTGCCTCCCGCGAATTCGGGGAAGTGGTGATTACATCCGTTTTGAGACGGACTCCGCTTGAAGTAACCGTCATGGTGATGCTGTTCCTGGCTGTTGTCTCAACTCGCAATGACATCAACGTATTTGCTTACATTCATTTGTTTTATCTTCCATTGATCCTGGCTCCTGTAATTCTGATCATTGTGTTCTCGATGAAAAACGCCAACCTGCTCAATCTGCAGCCGATTTTGCCTTATGATTGGAGCCGGACGTGGACAGGGATTTTAACGGTGTCTGCATTGTTCCAGGGTTCCTTCATCCATACGATCGTGATTCCTCAGATGCGTCAGCCGAAGAAGGCGATGAAGGCCAGTATTTGGGGGATGCTGGTTGCCGGAGGGCTTTATCTGGCGGCCGTGGTGGCAAGCCTTGCCGTATTCGGTGTGGATGAGATCAAACTTCTGTTGTGGCCGACACTGGAACTGGCCAAAACGACTTCAATCCCGGGAGAAATCCTGGAACGTTTGGACGCGGCATTTCTCGCTGTTTGGGTTACCGCGGTGTTTACCACTCTTTTTTCATGTTATTTTCTGACGGTGCATGCCATAAGCGAACTCTTCCGATTACGCGACCACAGGATGTTTTCGCTCTTTGTTTTTCCGTTTGTCTATGTGATCGCCATGCTGCCGCAAAACGTGGTGAATTTGTACGAAGTCATTGATATTATGAGCCGAATGGGTCTCTGGATTACAATCGCTTATCCGTCTATATTGCTGGTCGTGGCATCGATTCGCAAGATAAGGGGGAACCGGCGTGCAGGCAACCAAGTGGGGTAG
- a CDS encoding Ger(x)C family spore germination protein, which yields MQATKWGRRVQWLCVLLVTLPFLTGCWDRLEIEERATVLGIAVDEAGPETEAEEDEISHIEGKFPVPEKEVIRITTQIAVPGRIPLGPGEGGGGGGERTQSVWVVNAVGHTFEDAMMSLQQKVSNRLFFGHLRIIIVSEAIARKGIENLNDYLRRDPEVRRMAWMLVSKGKASKLMAVVPQLERVPTLYMMAILDQAVKMGKFPNDFLGIFWSNLSKKGQEPFLPYIEIKQKDNIQISGMAYFRGEKMVGVTKPLEVGFYMAVKGIDPGGYAVVAPVPGLPGTVMFQSTHRVSKIYVDMKNGRPHFIVKVHLEGNLLEKSNERFAVDNPEMIVKIQEEIAKRAKRGFEDLIQKTQEQRADIFGFGEYVRAKQPRYWNEQIQTKSKWQEAYKEIPVDVYVKINIRRIGMKAK from the coding sequence GTGCAGGCAACCAAGTGGGGTAGGCGTGTTCAATGGCTTTGTGTCCTGCTTGTTACGCTTCCCTTTTTGACCGGATGTTGGGATCGGCTGGAGATCGAAGAAAGAGCCACGGTTTTGGGCATTGCAGTTGATGAGGCTGGCCCGGAAACTGAAGCGGAAGAGGATGAAATTTCACATATTGAAGGAAAGTTTCCTGTACCCGAGAAAGAGGTGATACGAATTACCACACAGATCGCCGTACCGGGCCGGATTCCGTTAGGGCCGGGTGAAGGCGGAGGCGGCGGGGGAGAACGTACGCAATCGGTTTGGGTGGTGAATGCGGTCGGGCATACGTTTGAAGATGCGATGATGAGTTTGCAGCAGAAAGTCTCCAACCGCCTGTTTTTTGGTCATTTACGGATTATCATTGTCTCGGAAGCAATCGCCAGGAAAGGTATTGAAAACTTGAATGATTATTTGCGCCGTGATCCGGAAGTGAGAAGAATGGCCTGGATGCTTGTCTCGAAAGGGAAGGCGTCGAAATTAATGGCGGTTGTTCCCCAATTGGAACGGGTGCCAACTTTGTACATGATGGCTATTCTCGACCAGGCTGTAAAGATGGGAAAATTCCCGAATGACTTTCTGGGTATCTTCTGGAGCAACCTTTCGAAAAAAGGGCAAGAACCCTTTCTCCCCTATATCGAAATCAAGCAAAAAGATAACATTCAAATTTCCGGTATGGCCTATTTCAGAGGGGAGAAAATGGTCGGAGTGACGAAACCTCTGGAGGTTGGCTTTTATATGGCTGTCAAGGGTATCGATCCGGGGGGATATGCGGTGGTTGCACCAGTACCCGGTCTGCCAGGCACTGTCATGTTTCAATCCACCCATCGTGTTTCGAAAATATACGTCGATATGAAGAACGGGCGTCCACACTTCATTGTGAAGGTTCATCTGGAAGGAAATTTGCTGGAAAAATCCAATGAGCGTTTTGCAGTCGATAACCCCGAAATGATTGTAAAGATTCAGGAGGAAATCGCAAAACGGGCAAAAAGGGGATTTGAAGATCTGATTCAAAAGACACAGGAGCAACGTGCCGACATCTTCGGTTTCGGGGAATATGTCCGGGCGAAACAGCCCCGGTATTGGAATGAGCAGATTCAGACAAAAAGCAAGTGGCAAGAGGCATATAAGGAGATTCCTGTCGATGTTTATGTAAAAATCAACATTCGCAGAATTGGCATGAAAGCGAAATAA
- a CDS encoding CLC_0170 family protein — MTYGGFTGNPVGYINYVVVLFIVTGFLILRFDAKGYGLRKMHKEQKAARIIGWANLLGGIVTFVGHWVYQKLL, encoded by the coding sequence ATGACTTACGGCGGTTTCACAGGCAATCCAGTTGGGTACATCAATTACGTCGTAGTTTTGTTTATTGTTACAGGTTTCTTAATCCTGCGGTTTGACGCAAAAGGGTACGGGTTGAGGAAAATGCATAAAGAACAAAAAGCGGCCCGAATCATCGGGTGGGCCAACCTGCTTGGCGGAATCGTCACGTTTGTGGGACACTGGGTGTATCAAAAGTTGCTGTGA
- the queG gene encoding tRNA epoxyqueuosine(34) reductase QueG, with protein MPATTIQTAQWELTRQDMEEIREKLGIDMIGTTTAEPFHDVVETLKMYREKGYESGFEHPVIEERIDPEALVPGARSIVAIAMAYHTEQHAELKRPKGIRGALSKYAWGLDYHHVLRDKLNALAAEIGQRIGRPIAYNTSVDTGPMVDRSVANRAGLGWFGKHCSIITEKHGSWVFLGQLVTDVAIEPSPPAPTSLCGDCDLCIRACPTGALVDPYTTDSSKCLSYITQMKGFVPEEFRTRFGTRIWGCDTCQIVCPSNKGVEAGTHEGFLPDQDLSYPDLLELLKMSNREFKRIFGKTAAAWRGLTVMKRNAIIALGNIKDKRATPILIELLKDERPEIRGTAAWALGKIGGEEARRSVEKALSSETDRQVRHEMRWVNGDHVSGGNIL; from the coding sequence ATGCCAGCGACAACCATTCAGACTGCTCAGTGGGAACTCACCCGCCAGGACATGGAAGAGATCCGGGAGAAACTGGGAATCGACATGATCGGAACCACAACGGCGGAACCATTCCATGACGTGGTGGAAACGCTTAAGATGTACCGAGAGAAAGGATATGAATCCGGCTTTGAGCACCCGGTGATTGAGGAACGCATCGATCCGGAAGCGTTGGTGCCCGGAGCCAGGTCAATCGTGGCCATCGCCATGGCTTACCATACGGAGCAGCATGCCGAATTGAAACGGCCCAAGGGAATTCGAGGCGCTCTGTCCAAGTATGCTTGGGGTCTCGATTACCATCATGTGCTGCGGGACAAACTGAACGCACTTGCTGCCGAGATTGGACAGCGGATTGGACGCCCAATCGCATACAATACCTCCGTTGACACCGGCCCGATGGTGGACCGGTCAGTGGCAAACCGGGCAGGACTCGGCTGGTTTGGCAAGCACTGCTCGATTATTACTGAAAAACACGGTTCCTGGGTCTTTCTGGGGCAACTTGTAACGGATGTGGCCATTGAACCCAGTCCTCCCGCACCAACCTCTTTGTGCGGGGACTGTGACCTCTGTATTCGCGCCTGTCCGACAGGGGCACTGGTGGATCCCTACACGACCGACTCCAGCAAATGCTTGTCCTATATTACCCAAATGAAAGGATTTGTCCCGGAAGAATTCCGGACCAGGTTCGGAACCCGCATCTGGGGATGCGATACCTGCCAGATCGTCTGTCCCTCAAACAAGGGAGTGGAAGCGGGGACACACGAAGGGTTTCTGCCGGATCAGGATCTATCCTATCCGGATCTGCTGGAACTGCTGAAGATGAGCAACCGGGAATTCAAACGAATCTTCGGCAAGACAGCCGCCGCCTGGAGGGGGCTGACTGTCATGAAACGCAATGCCATCATTGCTCTGGGGAACATCAAAGACAAACGGGCGACTCCCATTTTAATCGAATTACTCAAGGATGAACGGCCCGAGATCCGGGGAACTGCCGCATGGGCTTTGGGAAAAATCGGCGGGGAAGAGGCACGCCGCTCGGTGGAAAAAGCGCTCTCGAGTGAGACAGACAGACAGGTGCGGCATGAGATGCGTTGGGTTAATGGAGACCATGTATCGGGAGGGAATATCTTGTGA
- a CDS encoding methylated-DNA--[protein]-cysteine S-methyltransferase produces the protein MKHAIHGTIGFDVLLSPIGPIHVVVDERGVRKVAVTEEEWEEYKEELGSIPQDSELCKEAIRQLQEYFNGDRRQFDLPLAVEGTEFRKRVWQQLQSIPYGEVRSYKEIASAVGKPKAPRAVGQANRANPLPILIPCHRVIGASGNLVGYAGTRTDIKSVLLRLEGAVPQSFPTNTK, from the coding sequence GTGAAGCATGCAATTCATGGAACAATTGGCTTTGACGTACTTCTGTCCCCCATTGGGCCGATCCATGTGGTGGTGGATGAACGAGGCGTCCGGAAAGTAGCCGTGACGGAAGAAGAATGGGAGGAATACAAAGAAGAACTGGGCAGCATCCCGCAGGATTCGGAACTCTGCAAGGAAGCAATCCGGCAATTGCAGGAGTATTTTAACGGGGATCGCCGCCAGTTCGACCTTCCTTTGGCAGTGGAAGGAACCGAGTTTCGGAAACGGGTATGGCAACAGCTGCAATCCATTCCTTACGGCGAAGTCCGGAGCTATAAAGAGATTGCGTCGGCTGTCGGCAAACCGAAAGCCCCTCGTGCGGTGGGGCAGGCCAACCGGGCCAATCCGCTGCCCATTCTGATCCCTTGTCACAGGGTAATTGGTGCCAGCGGGAACCTTGTCGGCTATGCCGGGACCCGAACGGACATTAAATCTGTTCTCTTGCGTTTGGAAGGTGCCGTTCCTCAATCCTTCCCGACCAACACGAAATAG
- a CDS encoding CotS family spore coat protein — ERMASQNWMNELWKELTTPPSFMNRGSDRPVAPKPPQQTQAKTKDWKEDLEETEEPEPSVKDINLILRANGFPPRVGNQYPFVVQGAVPYGSVMRLDTSVGPVALKRSHASPQRLQFMGRALQHLEKKGFLRHARIVPNVEGDLFTPYRDHFFYVTRWVKGQSTDLSSMVHVSDAASAIAEMHHLSRGFQTSGYKPHGAFDLEKVLKSRVKELDSFLVKAQGKRRPDAVDRFVVKQLPTYKRQAQQALKLLADPKCREFLQADSANPGLCHLDITPQNLIYAARGGIHLIDFEMISYGPRMLDIGHFVRRTLQANNWSREPAILTLVQVNRVEPLRFAEYRILQTLLTFPHSAWRSIRNHYRNPTPYTLARLEQLQEQETDRQAFLDDFAAQVERYKGK, encoded by the coding sequence GAGCGGATGGCAAGTCAGAACTGGATGAATGAACTATGGAAAGAGTTGACAACCCCTCCGAGCTTTATGAACCGGGGCAGCGATCGGCCGGTTGCTCCCAAACCGCCCCAACAAACGCAGGCAAAAACGAAGGATTGGAAAGAGGATTTGGAGGAAACGGAAGAACCAGAACCATCGGTCAAAGACATAAACCTGATCCTGCGGGCAAACGGATTCCCCCCCAGAGTGGGGAACCAATACCCGTTTGTCGTGCAGGGGGCGGTGCCCTACGGTTCTGTTATGCGTCTTGACACATCAGTCGGTCCCGTGGCCCTCAAGCGCTCTCACGCAAGCCCGCAAAGGCTTCAATTCATGGGAAGAGCCCTGCAACATTTGGAAAAAAAAGGGTTTCTTCGCCATGCCCGTATTGTTCCCAATGTGGAAGGCGACCTGTTTACACCTTATCGCGACCATTTTTTCTATGTAACTCGTTGGGTGAAAGGGCAATCAACCGACCTGTCTTCGATGGTTCATGTAAGTGATGCCGCTTCGGCCATTGCCGAAATGCACCATTTATCCCGGGGGTTTCAAACATCAGGCTACAAACCGCACGGCGCATTTGATCTGGAGAAAGTCCTGAAGTCCCGTGTGAAAGAACTGGACTCCTTCCTGGTGAAAGCTCAGGGAAAACGGAGACCGGATGCCGTTGACCGGTTTGTGGTGAAGCAGCTTCCAACATATAAGAGACAAGCGCAACAAGCTTTGAAATTGCTGGCCGACCCCAAATGCCGCGAATTCCTGCAAGCTGACAGCGCCAATCCGGGCCTCTGCCATCTGGATATAACTCCCCAAAACCTGATCTACGCAGCCCGTGGCGGAATTCATTTGATCGACTTTGAAATGATATCCTATGGTCCACGGATGTTGGACATCGGGCATTTTGTCCGTCGTACCCTGCAGGCTAACAATTGGTCCCGGGAGCCGGCCATTCTTACGTTGGTGCAGGTCAACCGCGTGGAACCGCTGCGGTTTGCGGAATACCGCATTCTGCAGACGCTGCTCACTTTCCCGCACTCTGCATGGAGAAGCATCCGAAATCACTATAGAAACCCGACGCCATACACTCTTGCCAGGCTGGAGCAACTGCAGGAACAGGAAACGGATCGGCAGGCATTTCTTGATGATTTTGCGGCACAGGTGGAGAGATACAAGGGGAAGTGA
- a CDS encoding immune inhibitor A domain-containing protein: MGSLLAFPVASVPTAEAAKNGSLLESAPVDPNIIPEELLAEALKKRGIIPANASAEQVKKAMNNYIVKKSPEAAPAQDFKRPDEIEKKAKEFIKEQKQRIKQKLADKKIDQILDGKLDKQLEKKGIPVPEARQASYNGPVRTDKVLVLLTEFSDFKHNNVEQRPGFMWAEDFNREHYQKLMFGDENFTLFDGSRVQTFKQYYEEQSGGSYTVDGVVSDWLTVPGTAREYGDDNPAGGHDNLAPKGPRDLVRDALNAAAASGINLADFDEFDLYDLDGDGDQNEPDGLIDHLMIIHAGTGQEAGGGQLGDDAIWSHRWTLGRVYAVPNTTAKVDYWGGQMAAFDYTIQPEDGAVGVFAHEFGHDLGLPDEYDTLYSGQGEPVGVWSIMSGGSWAGKIAGTAPVSFSPQNKEFFQKTMGGNWAKIKEINYDEIDSIGKAFLIDQSVTKSKMPGIVKVNLPDKPVKGIDPAFGKQYYYSTKGDGLHTEMTTPVFDLVYAKEAAFDYKAYFDIEYDYDFLYVDVLDENGTELNQIDVIGDEDTDGDARAESSKGQWVDKSYDLSPFAGKKVKLRFSYVTDGGLAYDGFALDNATLTVDGNVVFSDDAEETPKFELNGFRVSNGIDYKKHYYYLEWRNYAGADAALQYARGAKYNTGLVIWYGDDSYLDNWVGIHPGEGFLGVVDSHAHNVLYFDVNGQKTTANSTRYQIADAAFSYDQAPAWDYTHPTWGHITSSGADGVTKFDDSQSYINSEIPDAGRKVPKYGLKIQVIGEAKDNSAGAVWIRK, from the coding sequence ATGGGATCTCTTCTGGCATTTCCCGTCGCAAGTGTGCCAACGGCTGAAGCGGCCAAGAACGGGTCGCTGCTGGAATCCGCACCCGTCGATCCGAACATCATTCCGGAAGAGTTGCTTGCAGAAGCATTGAAAAAACGGGGAATTATACCGGCAAACGCATCTGCCGAACAGGTGAAAAAAGCCATGAACAACTACATAGTAAAGAAATCGCCGGAAGCTGCTCCTGCGCAAGATTTCAAACGTCCGGATGAGATCGAGAAGAAAGCGAAGGAATTTATCAAAGAACAGAAACAACGGATCAAGCAGAAACTTGCCGACAAGAAGATCGACCAGATATTGGACGGCAAACTGGACAAGCAGCTTGAGAAGAAGGGAATCCCCGTTCCGGAAGCCAGGCAAGCTTCCTATAACGGTCCGGTACGTACAGACAAAGTCCTCGTGTTGCTTACGGAGTTCAGTGATTTTAAACATAACAACGTGGAACAGCGTCCCGGTTTCATGTGGGCGGAAGATTTCAACCGCGAACATTACCAGAAACTGATGTTTGGCGACGAAAACTTTACGCTGTTTGACGGCTCCAGGGTGCAAACCTTCAAGCAATACTATGAAGAACAATCGGGCGGCAGCTATACCGTTGATGGGGTTGTGTCCGATTGGTTGACGGTTCCCGGCACCGCCAGGGAGTATGGGGATGACAATCCGGCGGGCGGCCACGACAACCTGGCGCCGAAAGGTCCGCGGGATCTGGTAAGGGATGCATTGAATGCGGCAGCTGCAAGCGGTATTAACCTTGCTGATTTTGACGAGTTTGATCTCTATGACCTTGACGGTGACGGCGATCAAAATGAGCCGGACGGCCTGATTGACCACCTGATGATCATTCATGCGGGTACCGGTCAGGAAGCGGGCGGCGGTCAACTGGGTGACGATGCGATCTGGTCCCATCGCTGGACACTTGGCCGTGTCTATGCAGTTCCCAACACCACCGCAAAAGTGGATTACTGGGGAGGCCAGATGGCAGCATTTGATTACACCATTCAGCCGGAAGACGGGGCAGTCGGCGTGTTCGCCCATGAATTTGGACATGACCTGGGGCTGCCTGATGAATATGACACTCTATACAGCGGGCAAGGTGAGCCGGTTGGCGTATGGTCCATCATGAGCGGCGGCAGCTGGGCAGGCAAGATTGCCGGTACCGCACCCGTAAGTTTCAGCCCGCAGAATAAAGAATTCTTCCAGAAGACGATGGGCGGCAACTGGGCGAAGATCAAAGAAATCAATTATGACGAGATTGACAGCATCGGAAAGGCTTTCCTAATCGACCAGAGCGTAACCAAATCCAAAATGCCGGGCATCGTCAAGGTCAACTTGCCCGATAAACCGGTTAAGGGAATTGACCCCGCCTTTGGCAAACAATACTATTACAGCACCAAAGGCGACGGTCTGCATACCGAAATGACCACCCCGGTATTTGATCTGGTATATGCCAAAGAGGCAGCGTTTGATTACAAAGCTTACTTTGACATTGAATACGATTATGATTTCCTGTATGTGGACGTATTGGACGAGAACGGCACCGAATTGAATCAGATCGACGTCATCGGCGATGAGGACACCGACGGGGATGCCCGTGCAGAATCTTCCAAAGGTCAGTGGGTGGACAAGTCCTACGATTTGAGTCCGTTTGCGGGAAAGAAAGTGAAGCTTCGCTTTAGTTACGTAACTGACGGCGGTTTGGCTTATGACGGTTTTGCCCTGGACAATGCAACTTTGACGGTCGACGGCAATGTCGTATTTTCCGATGACGCGGAAGAAACTCCGAAGTTTGAATTGAACGGGTTCCGTGTATCCAACGGCATCGACTATAAGAAACACTATTACTACCTCGAGTGGAGAAACTATGCGGGTGCCGACGCCGCTCTTCAATATGCGCGCGGAGCGAAGTACAACACCGGTCTCGTTATCTGGTACGGCGACGACAGCTATCTGGATAACTGGGTAGGCATTCATCCGGGCGAAGGATTCCTTGGGGTTGTGGATTCCCACGCTCACAATGTTCTCTACTTCGATGTGAACGGTCAAAAGACTACGGCAAATTCAACCCGTTACCAAATTGCGGACGCTGCGTTCTCTTATGATCAAGCTCCGGCTTGGGATTACACTCATCCGACCTGGGGTCACATCACATCTTCCGGTGCGGATGGCGTGACCAAGTTTGATGACTCTCAGTCCTACATCAACAGCGAGATCCCTGATGCAGGCCGCAAAGTACCGAAATACGGCCTGAAGATCCAGGTGATCGGCGAAGCGAAAGACAACTCCGCCGGCGCGGTTTGGATCCGAAAGTAA
- a CDS encoding isocitrate/isopropylmalate family dehydrogenase translates to MEKKTVVVMEGDQTGQELLEEALRVLDPSVTGLDIEFQRFDLSLENRRATNNQIVHDAAKAMKNTGYGIKAATITPETPGDVGSPNAILRKGIDGTVIIRTGRRIPGVNPLPGIHAPISVVRMAVDDAYGAKEWREGEGLDELAFRTEKISRRVCRGVAEFSFIQARRMRAKVFGGPKYTVSPVYEGMLKEELDRAAAKNPDVRYEPQLIDATYALLLNSYGEPLVIPALNRDGDCLSDLVLQMFGSIAGAESLLIAFDEHYNPQTVMAEAPHGTAPSLFGKNVANPMAMILAGAALLSFFQDEQADRVSRAIYESTLEAIVEGTRTSDLGGSTGTREFTDEVIRRVKTKLEVWSTLA, encoded by the coding sequence ATGGAGAAGAAAACTGTAGTAGTAATGGAAGGCGATCAAACCGGGCAAGAGCTTCTGGAAGAAGCGTTGCGCGTGCTGGATCCATCCGTTACCGGACTGGATATAGAGTTTCAACGTTTTGATCTTTCCTTGGAGAATCGCCGTGCAACCAACAACCAGATTGTGCATGATGCAGCCAAGGCCATGAAGAATACCGGTTATGGAATCAAAGCTGCCACCATCACACCGGAGACCCCTGGAGATGTAGGTTCCCCCAACGCTATATTGCGGAAAGGAATTGACGGAACTGTTATCATCCGTACCGGCCGTCGAATTCCCGGCGTCAATCCGCTTCCTGGAATTCACGCCCCCATTTCGGTCGTTCGCATGGCGGTTGATGATGCATATGGTGCAAAGGAATGGAGGGAAGGGGAGGGGCTTGACGAATTGGCTTTCCGTACGGAGAAGATCAGCCGTCGTGTATGCCGCGGTGTTGCCGAATTCTCCTTTATCCAGGCCCGCCGGATGAGGGCCAAAGTGTTTGGCGGACCGAAATACACAGTATCCCCCGTCTATGAAGGAATGCTGAAAGAAGAACTGGACCGGGCAGCTGCCAAGAACCCGGACGTTCGGTATGAACCGCAGCTGATCGATGCTACATATGCGCTGCTGCTCAATAGTTATGGGGAACCGCTGGTGATTCCGGCGCTCAACCGGGACGGCGACTGCCTGTCCGATCTGGTGCTGCAGATGTTTGGATCGATTGCCGGTGCGGAGTCCCTGTTGATTGCGTTTGACGAACACTACAACCCGCAAACGGTGATGGCGGAGGCACCGCACGGAACCGCACCGTCCCTGTTCGGGAAGAATGTAGCCAATCCGATGGCGATGATCCTCGCCGGAGCGGCTCTCCTGTCCTTCTTCCAGGACGAACAGGCGGATCGGGTATCCCGTGCCATCTATGAAAGCACGCTGGAAGCGATCGTCGAAGGAACCCGCACCTCCGACCTTGGCGGTTCCACAGGAACCCGCGAATTCACCGACGAAGTGATCCGTCGGGTGAAAACCAAGCTGGAAGTCTGGAGCACGTTGGCTTAG
- a CDS encoding IclR family transcriptional regulator — protein sequence MERDKGTVRAVERALDILLCFSGTEMELGLSDIAKKVGLHKSTVHRLLASLESKGFIRRHPQTEKYRLGWSVLELVSNVYQSDDLASIVVPEMTHLRDEVGETISLYIRAGKERIRTQAVESNQPVRRVANIGQRFPLYIGASGKVLLAWADPLFVQEVMNDPNWPKELSKSDFKNKLAQTRENGYAISIEEREAGAAALAVPIFGRDNQIVAALSISGPVDRFTPEAVKRFIPAAQKTATLIGKMLTR from the coding sequence ATGGAGCGGGATAAGGGTACTGTTAGGGCAGTGGAAAGGGCTTTGGACATACTTCTTTGCTTTTCCGGTACCGAAATGGAATTGGGGTTAAGTGACATTGCAAAAAAAGTGGGCCTGCACAAAAGCACGGTGCACCGGTTATTGGCATCACTTGAGAGCAAAGGGTTTATCCGCCGCCATCCGCAAACGGAAAAATACAGGTTGGGCTGGAGCGTGCTGGAACTGGTCAGCAACGTCTATCAGTCCGACGATCTGGCGTCTATTGTTGTCCCCGAGATGACACACCTTCGTGATGAAGTTGGGGAAACGATTTCCCTATACATTCGCGCCGGAAAAGAACGCATTCGAACCCAAGCGGTGGAAAGCAACCAACCGGTTCGACGTGTGGCCAACATCGGGCAGCGATTCCCGCTTTATATCGGTGCCTCCGGGAAGGTTCTGCTTGCTTGGGCGGACCCACTGTTCGTCCAGGAAGTGATGAATGATCCCAATTGGCCGAAAGAACTGTCCAAATCCGACTTTAAGAACAAACTGGCCCAAACGCGGGAGAATGGATATGCAATCTCCATTGAGGAACGGGAGGCTGGAGCGGCTGCCCTGGCCGTTCCCATCTTCGGACGGGATAATCAAATTGTGGCTGCCTTGTCCATCTCAGGTCCGGTCGACCGTTTTACCCCGGAAGCCGTAAAGCGATTCATTCCGGCAGCCCAGAAAACAGCCACACTGATCGGCAAAATGTTGACCCGATAA
- a CDS encoding amidase domain-containing protein: MNTEWRQAIRNFYEAKNKAWLTGDGENLVKMASRPEAIRACLKDIEALRRSALARGVQYRKSRTNVKILKTTPVRDGKIRVDLLEQMTWIYNDGVEVDHQARLQPIRVTLDHSEGRWKIEKLDSIGEKEERSLIKGQLDFRAFDHELGTRQARYDRRKAQRYAELWWNGFNPQYKKFEVDCTNYVSQCMHAGGMPMAFNPRKDRGWWYRHQGGNASWSYSWAVAHALRWYLEGSGRAAVVTNPQQLKIGDVICYDWEGDGMWQHNTIVVDFNHEGMPLVNAHTVASQRRYWDYKDSYAWTEQTKYRFFHIKDAF, from the coding sequence GTGAATACAGAGTGGCGACAAGCAATCCGGAATTTTTATGAAGCCAAAAACAAGGCGTGGCTGACCGGAGACGGGGAGAATCTGGTGAAGATGGCCAGCCGGCCGGAAGCCATCCGAGCTTGTTTGAAAGATATTGAAGCTCTGCGACGATCGGCCCTTGCCCGGGGTGTGCAATACCGCAAGAGTCGGACCAATGTGAAGATCCTGAAAACAACACCGGTCAGGGATGGAAAAATCAGAGTTGACCTGCTGGAACAGATGACCTGGATTTACAATGACGGGGTGGAAGTCGATCACCAGGCGAGGCTGCAGCCGATTCGTGTGACCCTTGATCATTCGGAAGGCAGGTGGAAGATTGAGAAGCTCGATTCGATCGGGGAAAAAGAGGAAAGAAGCTTGATCAAGGGCCAGCTGGATTTCCGCGCCTTTGACCATGAGTTGGGCACCCGTCAGGCCCGGTATGACAGAAGGAAAGCGCAGCGGTACGCGGAGCTTTGGTGGAACGGATTCAATCCTCAATACAAGAAGTTTGAAGTGGATTGTACAAACTATGTGTCCCAATGCATGCATGCGGGTGGCATGCCGATGGCTTTCAATCCGCGGAAAGACCGCGGCTGGTGGTACCGGCATCAAGGGGGAAATGCCTCCTGGAGCTACAGCTGGGCAGTGGCCCACGCCCTCAGATGGTATCTGGAAGGGTCGGGCCGTGCAGCAGTAGTGACAAACCCGCAACAGTTAAAAATCGGGGACGTAATCTGTTACGACTGGGAAGGTGACGGAATGTGGCAGCATAACACAATCGTGGTGGACTTTAACCATGAAGGCATGCCGCTGGTGAATGCCCACACCGTGGCCAGCCAAAGAAGGTACTGGGATTACAAGGACAGCTACGCCTGGACGGAGCAGACGAAGTATCGGTTTTTTCATATCAAGGATGCGTTTTGA